In Deltaproteobacteria bacterium, a single genomic region encodes these proteins:
- a CDS encoding bifunctional oligoribonuclease/PAP phosphatase NrnA, producing the protein MIASKIAEAEHVLIASHVDPDGDAVGSVLAMGIFLESRGKRTTMYLESEVPEFLRFLPSVDRIRHDLESVQDVDTAVIVDCGDISRVGKTADRLASIPVIVNIDHHLYNTNFGVVNLVDTSCCATTALLLELFKAMDAEIETDIALNLYTGLVTDTGSFRYGNTTSEAFLMAAELVGIGVDPAFVAKELYLNLPMNRLRLLKLALDSVERLNGGRIGLMVLTKDDFDGCAAGVADSEGFIDYVRAIPGVEMAVLMKEVDGGATTGVSLRTSGNVNAAAVAAGFSGGGHRNAAGFRVPGSIKANRDAILSQIAARMNGRDETGQS; encoded by the coding sequence ATGATAGCTTCCAAGATCGCCGAAGCGGAGCATGTGCTGATTGCCAGCCATGTCGATCCGGATGGGGACGCCGTAGGTTCCGTTCTGGCGATGGGGATCTTTCTGGAGAGCCGGGGCAAGAGAACGACCATGTACCTGGAGAGCGAGGTTCCCGAATTCCTTCGATTTCTTCCAAGCGTGGACCGCATACGGCACGACCTGGAAAGTGTGCAGGATGTCGATACGGCCGTCATTGTCGACTGCGGGGATATCTCGAGAGTGGGCAAGACGGCCGACCGACTTGCCTCGATTCCCGTAATTGTAAACATTGACCACCACTTATATAACACTAATTTTGGAGTCGTGAACCTTGTCGATACGAGTTGTTGCGCGACAACGGCCTTGCTATTGGAGCTGTTCAAGGCGATGGACGCGGAGATCGAAACGGATATCGCTTTGAATCTCTATACGGGACTGGTCACGGATACCGGTTCGTTTCGGTATGGGAACACGACGAGCGAAGCTTTTCTCATGGCTGCGGAATTGGTGGGAATTGGTGTTGATCCAGCCTTTGTGGCGAAAGAACTGTATCTCAATCTGCCGATGAATCGTCTTCGTCTTTTGAAACTGGCGCTGGATTCGGTCGAGAGGTTGAACGGAGGACGGATTGGGTTGATGGTGCTCACAAAGGATGATTTCGATGGATGCGCCGCCGGTGTCGCCGACTCCGAAGGCTTCATCGATTATGTTCGGGCCATACCGGGTGTCGAGATGGCCGTTCTCATGAAAGAGGTGGATGGGGGCGCCACGACGGGGGTGAGCCTGAGGACGTCGGGAAATGTCAATGCGGCGGCCGTTGCCGCCGGATTCAGCGGTGGCGGTCATAGAAACGCGGCGGGTTTCCGGGTTCCGGGCTCCATTAAGGCCAACCGGGATGCAATTCTAAGTCAAATCGCAGCGCGAATGAATGGAAGAGATGAAACCGGGCAAAGCTAG
- a CDS encoding MBL fold metallo-hydrolase, with protein MIRICVLASGSKGNSVFIESERTSILIDAGLSGKEIRQRLLCIGAHPGQLSALIVTHEHADHVKGVGVLSRQHELPVYITEPTYHAASSMLKQVEHVHFFRDGVSFKVGDLTIRPYASSHDAVDPVNFTVSNGNVKLGLATDLGFASALTRNCLRNCHALILETNHDREMLRLGPYPEPLKQRILSRLGHLSNDQAAELLADLDHLDLRHVFLAHLSEANNLADKAVSAVGGVLKAKSTKTAIHVCSQDRPSTEAYI; from the coding sequence ATGATACGCATTTGCGTACTCGCCAGTGGGAGCAAGGGAAACAGCGTTTTTATCGAGTCCGAACGCACCAGCATATTGATTGACGCCGGTCTGTCGGGCAAGGAGATCCGACAACGTCTTCTATGCATAGGTGCTCACCCCGGCCAACTGTCGGCGCTCATTGTGACCCACGAGCATGCCGACCACGTGAAGGGCGTGGGGGTGCTTTCCAGACAGCACGAACTGCCCGTGTACATTACTGAGCCGACCTACCATGCGGCATCCTCGATGCTCAAGCAAGTGGAGCATGTTCATTTCTTTCGAGACGGTGTTTCTTTCAAGGTTGGGGATCTTACGATTCGCCCTTACGCTTCTTCACACGATGCGGTTGACCCGGTGAACTTTACGGTGTCCAATGGCAACGTTAAACTTGGGTTGGCCACGGACCTCGGTTTTGCGAGTGCGCTCACACGGAATTGTCTGCGAAACTGCCACGCACTTATCCTCGAGACCAACCATGACCGAGAAATGCTCCGGCTGGGTCCGTATCCCGAACCGTTAAAGCAGCGAATCCTAAGCCGGCTAGGACACTTATCCAACGACCAGGCAGCCGAATTGCTGGCGGACCTGGACCACTTGGATTTGAGACACGTGTTTTTGGCCCATTTGAGCGAAGCCAACAATTTGGCGGACAAAGCGGTGTCGGCGGTCGGCGGCGTCTTGAAGGCCAAATCTACAAAAACGGCGATACATGTTTGTTCGCAAGATCGTCCCAGTACGGAGGCGTACATCTAG
- the rbfA gene encoding 30S ribosome-binding factor RbfA, which produces MNVRYKRADRVADVIHREISYLLLKKVKDPRVRNVTVTGVKMTDDLRLAKVYYTSLDQDKSVVEEGLSSAGKMIRREIGQVLNLRFVPEIRFDYDVSFDYADRIERVIKEIKDES; this is translated from the coding sequence ATGAATGTTCGCTACAAACGCGCCGATCGGGTGGCCGACGTTATCCACCGCGAGATTTCGTATTTGCTGTTGAAGAAGGTGAAGGATCCCCGCGTCAGGAATGTCACCGTTACCGGCGTTAAAATGACGGATGATTTGCGTTTGGCGAAGGTGTACTACACCAGCCTGGATCAGGATAAGAGCGTCGTGGAAGAAGGGCTTTCGAGCGCCGGCAAGATGATTCGAAGAGAGATCGGTCAGGTGCTGAACTTGAGATTCGTTCCCGAGATTCGTTTTGATTATGACGTCTCGTTCGATTACGCGGATCGTATCGAACGGGTGATAAAAGAGATAAAGGATGAGTCTTGA
- the truB gene encoding tRNA pseudouridine(55) synthase TruB produces MEEMKPGKASLDNVGPDAFIVLDKPAGISSQKAVSRVRNLLRVKKAGHTGTLDPFATGVLPVCLNQATKASRFFLESDKVYEAAMTLGVDTDTLDITGKVTSERSVYGVRSSDVEEAGKGLLGRRLQLVPAYSAVKLNGTRLYKLARQGIKVQMPSREVEVKELEVLDIQLPKVAFRVRCSSGTYVRSLASEWGQMLGCGAHVSELRRIRCGSFGIDKAVTFQELESGYSSGALDRLLVGLNEALGYMPSIQVRECLAKRIRQGSQLGTTHLDEEIVAGLQSAPILRVLSEEDDLVAIMSPVFDAENRRIEKLRSLRVFN; encoded by the coding sequence ATGGAAGAGATGAAACCGGGCAAAGCTAGTTTAGACAACGTCGGACCCGACGCTTTTATTGTTCTGGACAAGCCCGCGGGGATTAGTTCCCAGAAAGCGGTAAGCCGGGTCAGAAACCTCCTGCGGGTAAAGAAGGCCGGGCACACGGGAACGTTGGATCCATTCGCCACCGGGGTTCTGCCCGTCTGTTTGAACCAGGCGACCAAGGCGTCGCGGTTTTTCCTGGAAAGCGACAAAGTCTATGAAGCAGCAATGACTCTTGGGGTCGATACCGACACATTGGACATTACCGGGAAGGTGACTTCGGAGCGTTCGGTCTATGGTGTCCGGTCCAGTGACGTTGAAGAAGCGGGAAAAGGACTATTGGGCAGACGGCTTCAACTGGTCCCCGCTTACTCGGCCGTTAAGCTCAACGGGACGCGGCTTTATAAGTTGGCCCGGCAAGGGATAAAGGTTCAAATGCCCAGCCGGGAGGTGGAAGTCAAAGAACTGGAGGTCTTGGACATTCAATTGCCGAAAGTCGCGTTCCGGGTGCGTTGTTCGTCCGGGACGTACGTGAGGAGCCTGGCCTCGGAGTGGGGCCAAATGCTCGGTTGCGGAGCTCATGTATCGGAATTGAGAAGGATCCGGTGCGGCAGTTTCGGGATAGACAAGGCGGTCACTTTCCAGGAGCTGGAGTCCGGTTATAGCTCGGGCGCCCTGGATCGCCTGCTGGTCGGCTTAAACGAGGCGCTGGGCTATATGCCCTCGATTCAGGTACGGGAATGCCTGGCCAAGAGGATACGACAGGGTTCCCAGCTCGGGACGACTCACCTGGACGAAGAGATCGTGGCCGGATTACAGAGCGCCCCTATCTTACGTGTACTATCAGAGGAAGACGATCTTGTGGCGATCATGTCGCCGGTTTTCGACGCAGAAAACAGACGGATCGAAAAGCTTCGGTCCTTGAGAGTGTTTAATTAA
- a CDS encoding Coenzyme F420 hydrogenase/dehydrogenase, beta subunit C-terminal domain — translation MSALKTLLKEVIDPGLCVACGACVSLCPYLVFLDGKVVCTDVCEREQGRCYEVCPKVPMKLSNGTVPPLGRFQSVHRTRATVDPWKQTGQYGGTVSAIIDCALHEGIISRAVLTSKEGIGGPHGVVAVTREEVSACGGSRYVAGGSLSVFNREAQRSAAPTGLVALPCQAMALNKMRASALTKKEHSASISLIVWLFCTWALDYRSFIRFLKREEVGPEIRKYDIPPPPANVLQIARSDAIREFPLDRIRPMAMEGCGLCPDMTAEQADISVGALEGDVGWNTAIVRTELGRELLERASDRGVVEVAEMPSSNLSHLEEASVAKRARGLARQRDRMNRD, via the coding sequence ATGAGTGCGTTGAAAACACTGCTGAAAGAAGTGATCGACCCCGGTCTGTGCGTGGCATGCGGCGCATGCGTGAGTTTATGCCCTTATCTGGTATTTCTTGACGGCAAAGTTGTGTGCACGGATGTTTGTGAACGTGAACAAGGCCGATGCTACGAGGTGTGCCCCAAGGTTCCGATGAAGTTGTCGAACGGCACGGTCCCGCCTCTTGGCCGTTTCCAGTCCGTGCACAGAACGAGAGCTACTGTGGATCCGTGGAAGCAAACGGGACAGTATGGAGGGACGGTCTCCGCCATAATAGACTGTGCGCTGCACGAAGGAATCATTTCCAGGGCGGTTTTGACCTCTAAAGAAGGAATCGGAGGCCCCCACGGGGTTGTGGCCGTGACCCGGGAGGAGGTCTCGGCCTGCGGCGGTTCCAGATATGTGGCTGGCGGCAGTCTGTCCGTCTTCAATCGGGAAGCTCAACGGAGCGCGGCTCCCACCGGACTGGTGGCGCTGCCGTGCCAGGCCATGGCCTTGAATAAGATGCGAGCCTCAGCTCTGACAAAGAAAGAGCACTCGGCCTCCATATCATTGATCGTATGGCTTTTCTGTACCTGGGCCCTGGATTATCGCTCGTTCATTCGCTTCTTGAAACGGGAGGAGGTCGGCCCCGAGATCCGAAAATACGACATTCCTCCCCCTCCGGCCAATGTGCTTCAGATCGCTCGGTCAGACGCGATCCGCGAGTTTCCTCTGGATCGCATACGCCCTATGGCTATGGAAGGCTGCGGTTTGTGTCCCGACATGACCGCAGAACAGGCCGATATCTCGGTAGGAGCCCTGGAAGGTGACGTAGGATGGAATACGGCGATCGTCCGCACCGAATTGGGGCGGGAACTGCTCGAAAGGGCCTCCGATCGAGGCGTTGTAGAGGTTGCCGAGATGCCTTCATCGAACCTGAGCCATCTTGAAGAGGCTTCCGTGGCCAAACGGGCGCGCGGGCTGGCCAGGCAGCGGGATAGAATGAATCGAGACTGA
- a CDS encoding indolepyruvate oxidoreductase subunit beta, translating into MLGEPLNLVITGAGGQGNVIAAHWLGEALLRNGLRVTVGDTYGLSQRGGSVMSHIRISRDRRYGPLIPKGLAHVILGLEPVETLRVLADYGNPDVVVMTNDRPVYPLNVIAGELEYPEPQQIRQALEELSAGVYWVSATRIAQELGGAIVANIVMMGTLFGAGLVPVPSEIMLEVLRERLPSDKWEANREAFYRGVSMATEQ; encoded by the coding sequence ATGCTGGGTGAACCGCTCAACCTGGTGATTACGGGAGCCGGCGGCCAGGGCAATGTAATCGCGGCCCATTGGCTGGGAGAGGCGTTGCTGAGGAACGGCCTACGAGTGACGGTAGGCGATACTTACGGTCTGAGCCAACGTGGCGGATCCGTGATGAGCCACATTCGCATATCCAGGGATCGGCGTTACGGCCCCCTGATCCCTAAAGGGCTTGCTCATGTGATCTTGGGGCTCGAACCGGTGGAAACGCTTCGCGTATTGGCGGATTACGGAAACCCGGATGTGGTTGTCATGACCAACGACCGTCCGGTATATCCATTAAATGTCATAGCCGGCGAGCTCGAGTATCCGGAGCCTCAACAAATCCGGCAGGCCCTCGAGGAGTTGAGCGCCGGGGTGTATTGGGTTTCGGCGACAAGAATCGCGCAGGAGTTGGGCGGCGCCATTGTGGCCAACATCGTGATGATGGGAACCCTTTTTGGCGCCGGACTCGTTCCTGTTCCGAGTGAGATCATGTTGGAGGTGCTTCGGGAGCGCCTTCCCTCGGACAAGTGGGAGGCCAACAGGGAAGCCTTTTACAGAGGCGTGAGTATGGCAACGGAACAATAG
- a CDS encoding insulinase family protein: MESSYRKTVLENGVRVITEKIPMFRSVAVGIWLEVGSRDEEESEQGVTHLLEHMVFKGTDTRSAFQIAKEFDTIGGNSNAYTAKEHTCFHAKVLDTHLEHVVGLLLDIFMRSRFDPEDLELEKAVVLQEINMIEDSPEDYVHVLFGEAFWEGNPLGRSILGSRRHIERMNRHGILDYVRKSYAPSRIIVSAAGNVEHEGLLDLLDKELSSFHDTSFRNKRTSPENSKKETFVYKDIEQVHVCLGTPGPSATSQSRFADTLLNIILGGNMSSRLFQEIREKRGLAYTVYSYLNFYEDAGMLGVYIGVGPESLDETLELTAREFARLRSGDLTEDDLESSKNYLKGSILLNAENVENRMMRLAKNEISFRRFISYQEIERRIDAVTLDGLIELAGRRLDPTKVSLVTLGPVDRISVFPS, translated from the coding sequence ATGGAGAGCAGCTACCGCAAAACCGTTTTGGAAAACGGCGTCCGCGTGATCACGGAAAAGATCCCCATGTTTCGTTCGGTGGCAGTGGGGATCTGGCTGGAAGTCGGATCGAGAGATGAGGAGGAATCGGAACAGGGTGTGACTCATCTTCTCGAACACATGGTATTTAAAGGCACCGACACTCGATCGGCCTTTCAAATCGCCAAGGAGTTCGACACGATAGGCGGAAATTCAAACGCTTATACGGCAAAGGAACACACCTGCTTCCACGCCAAAGTGTTGGACACTCACCTGGAACATGTCGTTGGCCTGCTCCTTGATATCTTCATGCGGTCCAGGTTTGACCCGGAAGATCTAGAGCTCGAAAAGGCGGTCGTTCTGCAGGAAATCAACATGATCGAGGATTCCCCGGAAGATTACGTTCACGTTCTGTTCGGGGAAGCCTTTTGGGAGGGCAACCCCCTCGGCCGTTCCATACTCGGCAGCCGGAGACATATAGAGCGGATGAATAGACACGGAATCCTCGACTATGTTCGCAAGTCCTACGCGCCATCCAGAATCATTGTTTCCGCGGCGGGTAATGTCGAGCACGAGGGTCTTCTGGATCTCTTGGATAAGGAACTCTCGTCCTTTCATGATACGTCTTTCCGGAACAAGCGAACTTCTCCTGAGAACAGCAAGAAAGAGACGTTCGTATACAAAGACATCGAGCAGGTCCACGTGTGCCTGGGAACCCCGGGACCGAGCGCCACGAGCCAATCGCGATTCGCGGACACCCTGCTCAACATTATTCTGGGCGGCAACATGAGTTCCCGATTGTTCCAAGAAATTCGGGAAAAGCGCGGTTTGGCCTATACCGTCTATTCGTATCTCAATTTTTATGAAGACGCCGGAATGCTGGGCGTCTACATCGGAGTGGGACCCGAATCGCTGGATGAAACCCTGGAACTCACCGCCAGAGAGTTTGCCCGCTTGCGATCCGGAGACCTGACCGAGGATGATCTGGAATCGTCCAAGAACTACCTCAAGGGAAGTATCCTGCTAAATGCGGAAAACGTGGAAAATCGTATGATGAGACTGGCCAAGAATGAAATCTCTTTCAGGAGATTCATTTCGTATCAGGAAATCGAGCGACGCATCGACGCTGTTACGCTTGACGGCCTCATCGAACTGGCCGGTCGGCGTTTAGACCCCACCAAAGTATCCTTAGTCACCCTCGGGCCTGTAGACAGAATTTCGGTCTTTCCTTCCTGA
- the rpsO gene encoding 30S ribosomal protein S15 — MAFNADVKKRVIEKFKLHEHDTGSPEVQIALLSERINHLTEHFKVHKKDHHSRRGLLKLVGQRRKLLNYIKRKDIERYRGLIQELGIRK, encoded by the coding sequence GTGGCCTTTAACGCTGATGTGAAAAAACGGGTAATTGAGAAGTTTAAGCTTCATGAACACGACACCGGTTCACCTGAGGTTCAGATTGCCCTATTAAGCGAACGGATCAACCATTTGACCGAGCATTTCAAAGTCCACAAGAAGGATCACCATTCGCGAAGAGGACTTCTAAAATTGGTGGGACAACGGAGAAAACTGCTCAATTACATTAAACGAAAAGACATTGAAAGGTACCGTGGTTTGATTCAGGAGCTTGGCATCCGAAAATAA
- a CDS encoding DUF503 domain-containing protein, giving the protein MVVGVCRLELLMAENHSLKDKRKVVKSLIQRVRNRFNVSIAEIELQDVWRRAVLGFSVVGNDHSFVNSCIDNILNHIESMQLGDLVDSDIEIIHV; this is encoded by the coding sequence ATGGTCGTAGGAGTCTGTCGTTTAGAGCTGCTGATGGCGGAGAACCATTCTTTGAAAGACAAGCGGAAGGTGGTCAAGAGTTTGATTCAGCGAGTGCGAAACCGATTCAACGTCTCGATTGCGGAAATAGAGCTGCAGGATGTGTGGAGGAGAGCCGTTTTGGGGTTCAGCGTCGTGGGAAATGACCATAGCTTTGTCAACTCGTGCATAGACAACATTTTGAACCATATTGAAAGCATGCAACTCGGAGACCTCGTAGACTCCGATATTGAGATCATCCACGTATGA
- the pnp gene encoding polyribonucleotide nucleotidyltransferase gives MMPECIEIDLGADRKLSIETGRVAKQASGSAIVKLGDTIVLATAVSTKDKREGIDFLPLTVDYLEMAYASGRIPGNFFRREMGRPSEKETLTSRLIDRPIRPLFPKGYRFETQIITTVLSVDQENEPDVLAMVGASAALHISDIPFGGPIAGVRVGRVDHRLIVNPTSVELKESDLDIIVAGTKDAVVMVEGGGAFISEDDMLEAIMFAHETMQPIIAGQEKLCRLIGKPKRVVEATSADETLRARVEELSLSSLKKAVTIADKLARQDRIREIEIGLREQLAKDYEGRTGEVLEAFEKIKKATMRRMILDEGRRIDGRDLRTVRPITCEAGVLPRTHGSALFTRGETQALGIATLGTTSDEQRIESLMGNSFKSFLLHYNFPPYSVGEARMLRGPGRREIGHGALAERALSKVLPSNEEFPYTIRVVSEILESNGSSSMATVCAGSLALMDAGIPISAPVAGIAMGLIKEGERSAILTDIIGDEDHLGDMDFKVAGTRDGIAAIQMDIKIAGIDREIVGKALEQAREGRLHILDSMARVLPEARPVLSTFAPRIVTYQVRPEKIRDVIGPGGKTIKALTSESGVLRIDIDDSGLVKIASPDEETAQKAIEAIKSIVREAEIGEFYEGIVKRITDFGAFVEILPGVEGLVHISQLDTERVKTVRDVVNEGDRIPVKVINIDQQGKVRLSRKDALPAGGGKR, from the coding sequence ATTATGCCTGAATGTATTGAAATCGACTTGGGGGCTGACAGGAAGCTCTCGATCGAGACGGGAAGGGTCGCCAAGCAAGCCAGTGGCTCTGCCATTGTGAAGCTTGGAGACACCATTGTGCTGGCAACCGCCGTGTCAACGAAAGATAAGCGCGAAGGGATCGACTTTTTGCCGCTCACCGTGGATTATCTCGAGATGGCCTACGCATCCGGACGCATTCCCGGCAATTTTTTCCGCCGCGAGATGGGTCGGCCCAGCGAAAAGGAAACTCTGACATCGCGGTTGATCGACCGGCCCATTCGCCCCCTTTTCCCTAAAGGCTATCGTTTTGAAACCCAGATTATCACCACCGTTTTGAGCGTAGACCAGGAAAACGAACCCGACGTATTGGCCATGGTCGGGGCTTCCGCAGCGTTGCACATCTCGGACATTCCTTTCGGAGGCCCGATTGCAGGTGTTCGCGTCGGAAGGGTCGATCATCGTCTAATCGTCAATCCCACCTCGGTTGAATTGAAAGAGAGCGACTTGGACATCATTGTCGCGGGTACGAAGGACGCGGTAGTCATGGTCGAGGGGGGAGGCGCGTTTATCTCGGAAGACGATATGCTGGAAGCGATCATGTTCGCTCATGAAACGATGCAGCCCATTATTGCAGGCCAGGAAAAACTGTGCAGGCTGATCGGCAAGCCCAAGCGGGTCGTCGAAGCGACCTCGGCGGACGAGACACTTCGGGCTCGAGTGGAAGAGCTGAGTCTGAGCTCTTTGAAGAAAGCAGTGACCATTGCGGATAAGCTGGCGCGGCAGGATCGGATCAGGGAAATCGAAATCGGGTTACGGGAACAATTGGCGAAGGACTACGAGGGGCGGACCGGTGAGGTGCTGGAGGCTTTCGAGAAAATCAAGAAGGCAACCATGCGCCGAATGATCCTTGATGAGGGACGAAGGATTGACGGACGAGACCTTCGAACCGTTCGACCTATTACTTGCGAGGCGGGCGTATTGCCGAGAACCCATGGATCCGCCTTATTCACCCGCGGTGAGACCCAGGCTCTGGGCATAGCCACCCTGGGAACGACTTCGGACGAGCAGCGTATCGAGTCGTTAATGGGCAATTCCTTTAAGTCCTTCCTTCTACATTATAACTTCCCTCCCTATTCCGTAGGTGAAGCCCGTATGCTGCGGGGACCGGGACGCAGGGAAATCGGACACGGTGCGTTGGCAGAACGTGCTCTGTCCAAAGTCCTGCCCTCGAATGAAGAATTTCCCTACACCATTCGGGTGGTGTCGGAAATTCTCGAATCGAACGGGTCCTCCTCCATGGCGACGGTATGCGCGGGCTCCTTGGCCTTGATGGACGCCGGAATACCCATCTCGGCGCCCGTTGCGGGTATTGCCATGGGGCTGATTAAGGAAGGCGAGCGGTCCGCCATTTTGACCGACATCATAGGGGATGAAGATCATCTGGGTGACATGGACTTCAAGGTGGCGGGAACACGCGACGGAATCGCAGCCATTCAGATGGATATAAAGATTGCCGGAATCGATCGCGAGATCGTGGGGAAAGCGTTGGAGCAGGCTCGTGAAGGACGGCTGCATATTCTGGATAGCATGGCCCGAGTCCTGCCTGAAGCCAGACCGGTCCTTTCAACCTTCGCTCCGCGTATCGTTACCTATCAGGTCAGACCGGAGAAGATTCGGGACGTCATCGGACCCGGTGGAAAGACCATCAAAGCGCTCACGAGCGAGTCCGGGGTGCTGCGTATCGATATAGACGACAGCGGTCTGGTCAAGATCGCTTCTCCCGACGAAGAGACGGCGCAGAAAGCGATCGAGGCCATTAAATCGATCGTGCGTGAAGCGGAAATTGGGGAGTTTTACGAAGGCATTGTAAAACGGATAACAGACTTTGGGGCTTTTGTTGAGATCCTGCCCGGGGTCGAAGGCCTCGTGCATATCTCTCAGCTGGACACCGAACGCGTCAAAACCGTCAGAGACGTGGTGAATGAGGGAGACCGCATCCCTGTAAAAGTCATCAACATAGACCAGCAAGGCAAGGTTCGACTCAGCCGAAAGGACGCTTTGCCGGCAGGCGGCGGCAAACGGTAG
- a CDS encoding GNAT family N-acetyltransferase, which translates to MGTSDWKSVYEKKKTGADTALRSIKPGQRVFISSGCAEPRHLVSALEALHYELSDVELIHSFSLGGRSLTSDAYKESFRVKSFFVASGTRGAVSTGNADYMPIHFRHVPKLFTSGRLSLHAALIQVSPPDEHGYCTFGISVDIGKSAAESAETVIAQVNRSMPRVHGDSRIHVDEIDFIVEHEEPLLEYRFPTPTDIQDRIAEKVAGLVDDGSVIAAGLAPTSAQAVLSLRGKKDLGIHTDVLHDAFLGLIESGAVTNRQKKSFPGKVIASCCIGTRRLYDFVHDNPDVELHPTEVVNDPASIALNDKVVSISPAIELDLTGQVCADSQGHRIFSGFGGYADFMDGADLSKGGKKIVVIPSTNPDGSRSRIVSQLTPGSGVVLSRASVQYVVTEFGIVDLFGMSIRERTIALIDIAHPRFRRQLMSDAKRLHYVYEDQALSDERGRLYPDRWETKRTFKEDLGVRFRPIKPTDERALQELYYFMPREDVRTRFFLPMKAFPHRDVQAMCNIDYLNQMTIVGTLREGGGERIVAVAHYIREDGSDTAEVDFAVNRKYQNTGIGSFLINYLIEIARANGLKGFAAYVLRTNMGMVRVFRKTGYRMLTELEEDDVLHIQLRFDGSPAQ; encoded by the coding sequence ATGGGTACAAGTGATTGGAAGAGCGTTTACGAGAAGAAGAAGACGGGTGCGGATACGGCGCTGAGGTCGATTAAACCGGGCCAGCGCGTATTCATAAGCTCGGGATGCGCCGAACCCCGCCATCTGGTGAGTGCACTCGAGGCCTTACACTATGAGTTATCCGACGTCGAATTAATCCATTCTTTTTCTTTAGGAGGACGGTCCTTAACCTCCGATGCCTATAAAGAGTCCTTCCGCGTAAAGTCCTTTTTTGTCGCCTCCGGAACCAGGGGGGCCGTTTCCACGGGGAACGCCGATTACATGCCCATTCATTTCCGCCATGTCCCCAAGCTGTTCACGAGCGGCCGGCTTTCCCTACATGCGGCGCTGATTCAGGTGTCGCCTCCGGACGAACACGGTTACTGCACGTTCGGAATCAGCGTGGATATCGGAAAGTCGGCCGCTGAGTCCGCCGAAACGGTCATAGCCCAGGTCAATCGTTCTATGCCTAGGGTGCATGGAGACAGCCGCATTCACGTAGACGAGATCGATTTCATCGTTGAGCACGAGGAGCCGTTGTTGGAGTATCGATTCCCGACTCCGACGGATATCCAGGATCGAATCGCGGAAAAAGTGGCCGGTCTGGTGGATGACGGTTCCGTCATCGCCGCGGGGTTGGCTCCGACCTCCGCTCAGGCGGTGCTTTCGCTGCGTGGAAAGAAGGACCTCGGGATTCACACGGACGTCCTGCACGACGCATTTCTGGGCTTGATCGAATCCGGCGCCGTTACGAATCGGCAAAAGAAGTCGTTTCCAGGCAAGGTAATTGCGAGTTGCTGCATCGGAACCCGACGGTTGTACGATTTTGTTCACGACAATCCGGACGTGGAGCTTCATCCGACGGAGGTGGTGAATGATCCTGCTTCCATCGCCCTCAACGACAAGGTGGTGTCCATCAGCCCGGCCATTGAACTGGATCTGACTGGTCAAGTGTGTGCGGATTCCCAGGGTCACAGAATCTTCAGCGGATTCGGCGGCTACGCGGATTTCATGGATGGAGCCGACTTATCCAAAGGTGGCAAGAAGATCGTTGTGATACCTTCCACTAACCCCGATGGTTCCCGATCTCGAATCGTTTCCCAGCTTACCCCCGGCAGCGGGGTTGTCCTGAGCAGAGCCTCCGTACAATACGTGGTCACCGAATTCGGCATCGTCGACCTGTTCGGTATGAGTATTCGCGAGCGAACAATCGCACTGATTGACATCGCTCACCCGAGGTTCCGCAGGCAGCTTATGTCGGATGCCAAACGGTTGCACTACGTGTATGAAGATCAAGCGCTCTCCGACGAGCGGGGCCGCCTGTATCCGGACCGATGGGAGACTAAGCGAACTTTCAAAGAAGACCTCGGCGTTCGTTTCCGTCCCATCAAGCCCACGGACGAGAGAGCGCTGCAGGAACTCTACTACTTCATGCCCCGGGAAGACGTCAGAACGCGATTTTTTCTTCCTATGAAGGCCTTTCCTCATCGGGATGTGCAGGCCATGTGCAATATTGACTATCTGAATCAGATGACCATCGTGGGGACCCTGCGAGAAGGCGGCGGAGAGCGCATCGTGGCGGTCGCCCATTACATCAGGGAAGATGGATCGGACACGGCCGAAGTGGATTTTGCGGTGAACAGGAAGTACCAGAACACCGGAATCGGATCTTTCCTGATAAATTATCTGATCGAGATCGCACGCGCAAACGGACTGAAGGGGTTTGCTGCGTATGTTTTGCGCACGAACATGGGGATGGTCCGCGTTTTCCGGAAGACCGGTTATCGCATGCTCACGGAGTTGGAAGAAGACGATGTGCTCCATATACAGCTCCGTTTTGACGGGTCGCCGGCGCAATGA